A single window of Verrucomicrobiia bacterium DNA harbors:
- a CDS encoding protein kinase — protein sequence MPEPSDTPAQVLIPGLIARPDFFQKYELIERIGGGGQGVVWKVWDFDFRRQVAMKRLGHKALESPSALHRFLAEAQIASQLQHPGILPIFDMGLDPDGRPFYTTQLLPGLTLGDIWAKVHDSKNSEWTIPRALELLLHVCDVMAHAHSRGVIHRDLKPANILVGSFGDVRVIDWGSAHVLKSAQKDFQVFPFPLKEELVQTERGESMWADPNSPLATGQTGQPITIPFMPPEILRGETKQAGPQTEVYSLGVMLYALLTGRMPYSQAGGSLPPSSQLRDLVLGGAPAPVRSVAPNVSRDLAAVCAKAMAQDIDKRYSSMMELADEIRAVLEVRPVQARRPGPFLKLQKLAQRNVPLVLMGSCLVAIASLGISIDYALKTERDSARQITSLRDAELAARGGRWRDALRLWGEAEAEGFKDPIFLGLQRAQAWTVLTEPRHAQMELDALMRRSDLGSQRGAALVRLGEHELFDARTFNQGVLHVRESLTNNLNEADNAFARGLLADSTPEALKFFNQAIQLDPYHHGAHRHSLGLEFLLGRHQEMSNHIAVFKVLYPDDPSPIFLTAAQLAMQGRLADARDQLKPLHNEVNSNTWEQINLACEVYANTATFYDLDSLLKDQSAGKTNLSRLQAEPFTAAFIPLSGGSPALMKLSGNLRMPRLPCLEQGVLEATDGLRDLLLPFLGNPVTAVKQIKSSWQHHPEALIPLLGGMLLQNRQPPRGVIDLALMRMQCQLYQMASDSPSMMPGLGRLARYLATRAELDLSARSVSDSPWAGTNCLANMQRVVASPETSAAECQAYCQFALELKNPDLARQLITIWEQRKPSDLSVLRSRAEVEISAGAYGPALKLIDQLLTKDPADAWALEHRQTALDGVNKLIDSTGAAFRTKP from the coding sequence ATGCCCGAGCCATCCGATACGCCGGCGCAAGTTTTGATCCCCGGGTTGATTGCGCGGCCCGATTTTTTCCAGAAATACGAACTCATAGAGCGTATCGGTGGAGGCGGGCAAGGCGTCGTCTGGAAGGTCTGGGATTTTGATTTCCGCCGCCAGGTCGCGATGAAACGATTAGGGCATAAGGCTCTGGAATCTCCTTCCGCATTGCACCGATTCCTGGCCGAAGCGCAGATTGCCAGCCAGTTGCAGCATCCCGGCATACTTCCGATATTTGATATGGGGCTGGACCCAGACGGGCGTCCATTTTACACGACGCAACTTCTTCCGGGACTTACTTTGGGTGATATATGGGCGAAAGTGCATGACTCGAAGAATTCCGAATGGACCATTCCGCGAGCTTTGGAACTTCTCCTGCATGTTTGTGATGTGATGGCACATGCCCATAGCCGGGGAGTCATTCATCGCGACCTCAAGCCTGCGAATATCCTGGTTGGTTCATTTGGTGATGTGCGTGTCATTGACTGGGGATCGGCCCATGTTCTGAAGAGCGCGCAAAAGGATTTCCAAGTGTTCCCTTTTCCCCTGAAGGAAGAATTAGTTCAAACCGAACGGGGGGAATCCATGTGGGCGGACCCCAATTCACCGCTTGCTACTGGTCAAACCGGCCAGCCGATAACCATCCCTTTCATGCCGCCGGAAATTTTACGCGGTGAAACCAAGCAAGCAGGTCCACAGACGGAAGTTTATTCGCTGGGAGTAATGCTTTACGCTTTGCTTACCGGTCGGATGCCTTATTCGCAGGCAGGCGGGTCACTGCCGCCGTCAAGTCAGTTGCGTGATTTAGTTTTAGGCGGCGCGCCTGCGCCGGTTCGAAGTGTGGCGCCGAATGTTTCCCGCGATCTGGCTGCGGTTTGCGCCAAGGCAATGGCGCAAGATATTGACAAGCGTTACTCCTCCATGATGGAGCTTGCCGATGAGATACGCGCGGTTCTTGAAGTCCGCCCCGTTCAGGCACGGCGTCCGGGGCCGTTTTTGAAATTGCAAAAGCTGGCCCAGCGGAATGTCCCTCTCGTGCTCATGGGAAGTTGCCTGGTGGCTATCGCCTCACTGGGAATTTCCATTGATTATGCGTTGAAGACCGAACGGGATTCGGCCCGCCAAATCACTTCCTTGCGTGACGCCGAACTTGCCGCGCGCGGCGGTCGCTGGCGTGATGCTCTTCGATTATGGGGAGAGGCCGAGGCCGAGGGTTTCAAGGATCCGATTTTTCTGGGCCTGCAACGGGCGCAAGCGTGGACGGTGTTGACCGAACCGCGTCATGCGCAAATGGAATTGGACGCCCTGATGCGGCGTTCTGATTTAGGCTCCCAGCGCGGCGCGGCGCTGGTGCGCCTGGGGGAGCATGAATTATTTGATGCGCGAACTTTTAATCAAGGAGTGCTTCATGTCCGCGAATCATTGACGAATAATTTAAATGAGGCGGACAACGCTTTTGCCCGGGGGTTGCTGGCGGATTCAACGCCCGAAGCGCTCAAATTTTTCAATCAGGCTATCCAACTTGATCCTTATCATCATGGCGCCCACCGGCACAGCCTGGGTTTGGAATTTCTATTGGGGCGGCACCAGGAGATGTCCAATCATATCGCAGTTTTCAAGGTGCTCTATCCGGACGATCCCTCTCCGATTTTTCTTACGGCTGCCCAATTAGCCATGCAAGGCCGCCTGGCCGACGCCCGGGATCAACTTAAGCCCCTTCATAACGAGGTAAATTCAAATACCTGGGAACAGATTAATCTGGCCTGTGAAGTCTATGCCAACACGGCAACTTTTTACGATCTTGACTCGTTGTTGAAAGATCAATCCGCGGGTAAAACAAATCTAAGCCGGCTTCAGGCTGAACCATTTACTGCTGCTTTTATACCACTCTCCGGGGGTTCTCCAGCCTTGATGAAATTATCTGGAAATCTGCGGATGCCGCGGCTTCCGTGTCTTGAACAGGGCGTGCTGGAAGCTACGGACGGACTGAGAGATTTGCTGCTTCCGTTTTTGGGCAACCCCGTGACCGCCGTCAAACAGATCAAATCCAGTTGGCAGCATCACCCGGAGGCACTGATCCCTCTGCTGGGCGGCATGCTCCTCCAGAATCGGCAGCCGCCGCGGGGTGTCATTGATTTGGCGCTCATGCGGATGCAATGCCAATTATATCAAATGGCGTCCGATTCTCCTTCGATGATGCCTGGCCTTGGGCGGCTTGCGCGATATCTTGCCACACGTGCGGAATTGGATTTGAGCGCCCGTTCCGTAAGCGACTCGCCCTGGGCGGGCACAAATTGTCTTGCCAATATGCAGCGGGTGGTGGCATCGCCCGAGACTTCCGCCGCGGAGTGCCAGGCCTATTGCCAGTTCGCTTTGGAGTTAAAAAACCCTGACCTTGCGCGCCAGCTAATAACCATCTGGGAACAGCGAAAGCCAAGTGATCTTTCAGTCCTCCGAAGCCGGGCTGAAGTGGAAATCTCTGCCGGAGCCTATGGTCCGGCTCTCAAATTGATAGACCAGCTATTAACCAAAGACCCGGCGGATGCCTGGGCTTTGGAACACCGGCAGACAGCGTTGGACGGCGTGAATAAACTTATTGATTCAACCGGCGCTGCTTTCCGTACCAAACCTTAA
- a CDS encoding MCP four helix bundle domain-containing protein translates to MSRRNFPARGLAAGLVLICLIGTAGFLSIEYLKNNARWIVYDTLAGLSDSSLANANLVEGFNRTVLALTSDSPTERERYVSESAAYNQQVNSSIAAYARSVFSAEDLANYNSLLRSRRVYMEVRKQTLALLDQREEAQARELFKTSLVPSYRVYKSTAERVMKYNADEGRERGEVIMQICSVTQVVIAGASIALFVLGFLLGLFK, encoded by the coding sequence ATGTCCCGGCGGAATTTTCCCGCGCGGGGATTGGCGGCTGGGTTGGTATTGATATGCCTCATCGGCACGGCGGGTTTCCTCAGCATTGAATATCTCAAAAACAATGCGCGCTGGATCGTGTACGACACGCTGGCGGGGTTGAGCGATTCGAGTCTTGCCAATGCCAATCTGGTCGAAGGTTTCAATCGGACTGTGCTGGCGCTGACGAGCGATTCTCCCACCGAGCGCGAGCGTTATGTGAGCGAAAGCGCGGCTTACAATCAACAAGTGAATTCGTCCATCGCGGCCTACGCGCGTTCGGTATTTTCCGCGGAGGATCTGGCCAATTATAATTCGTTGCTGCGTTCGCGGCGCGTGTATATGGAAGTTCGTAAGCAAACACTGGCTTTACTGGATCAACGCGAAGAAGCCCAAGCCCGCGAACTTTTTAAGACATCATTGGTCCCGTCGTACCGCGTCTATAAATCCACCGCTGAGCGGGTGATGAAATACAATGCCGACGAAGGCCGCGAGCGCGGCGAAGTCATCATGCAAATCTGTTCGGTGACGCAAGTGGTCATCGCGGGTGCGAGTATTGCGTTATTTGTGCTGGGCTTCCTGCTGGGCCTGTTCAAATAG